A stretch of Lactuca sativa cultivar Salinas chromosome 6, Lsat_Salinas_v11, whole genome shotgun sequence DNA encodes these proteins:
- the LOC111877449 gene encoding uncharacterized protein LOC111877449, with protein MEMQNQMMYRETWMYGLPRASSEYLHNVKKFLKVAEDHRVHRGESYIWCPCKMCRNCKKVYDLDIIEEHVICEGFMNGYTCWSQHGELLIDHNTIDVESSYDDIDDSEDDIHDNLDDMLHDIEDNVPDRDYEKFQQLFEDVEKPLYDGCMKFSKLSAVLKLFNLKANNGWSDKSFTELLGVIHEMLPESNELPVSLYQAKKIMCAMDLEIERIHVCPNDCMLYRNEHANLHECITCGRSRYLWKKQTEYNSDVTKNGPPAKLLWYLPIVPRLKRLFANAKDAELLRWHAEKRKRDGKMRHVADAPQWKNIDHEFEEFGNEIRNLRFGLSADGINPFKHMRSSHSTWPVLLCIYNLPPWLCMKRKYIMMSLLIQGPKQPGNDIDVFLAPLINDMKELWNSGVEVYDAFKKEYFQLHAMIYCTISDFPAYANLSGYSTKGKKACPVCEKDTQSMWLKNCKKNVYMGHRRSLPKNHLYRTQGNLFDGKTEDEDMNLPMDGKMTFSQVQNLKIVFGKRSKNNQPTNWKKRSIFWELPYWKTLEVRHCLDPMHITTNVSESLTSLLLNIPKKSKDGLSVRDDMVAMGIRPELAPIKKEGRRTYLPPACYTLSKDEKTKFCKCLHGIKT; from the exons ATGGAGATGCAAAATCAAATG ATGTATCGTGAAACTTGGATGTATGGACTACCACGGGCTAGCAGTGAATATTTACATAACGTCAAGAAATTTCTTAAAGTTGCTGAGGATCATCGGGTGCATAGAGGAGAATCTTACATTTGGTGTCCTTGTAAAATGTGCCGAAATTGTAAAAAGGTCTATGATTTGGATATAATAGAAGAACATGTGATATGTGAAGGATTTATGAATGGATATACGTGTTGGTCACAACATGGCGAGTTATTGATTGATCATAACACAATTGATGTTGAATCTAGTTACGATGATATAGATGATTCAGAAGATGACATCCATGATAACCTAGATGACATGTTACATGATATTGAAGATAATGTGCCTGATAGAGATTATGAAAAATTTCAACAGTTGTTTGAAGACGTTGAAAAACCGTTGTATGACGGCTGCATGAAATTTTCCAAGCTTTCTGCTGTCCTGAAATTGTTTAACCTAAAAGCAAATAATGGTTGGAGTGATAAAAGTTTCACAGAACTGTTAGGGGTTATACATGAAATGCTCCCTGAAAGTAATGAGTTGCCTGTTTCACTATACCAAGCGAAAAAAATAATGTGTGCAATGGATTTGGAAATCGAAAGAATACATGTATGTCCAAATGATTGTATGTTGTATAGAAATgagcatgcaaatctacatgaaTGTATTACATGTGGAAGGTCGCGTTATTTGTGGAAGAAACAAACAGAATATAATAGTGATGTGACAAAGAATGGCCCCCCTGCCAAGTTATTATGGTATTTGCCCATTGTACCAAGACTGAAACGATTGTTTGCAAATGCCAAAGATGCAGAATTATTACGTTGGCATGCTGAGAAGCGTAAAAGAGATGGAAAGATGAGACACGTGGCTGATGCTCCGCAATGGAAGAACATTGATCATGAATTTGAAGAATTTGGTAATGAGATTAGAAATCTCCGATTCGGACTTAGTGCAGATGGAATTAATCCGTTCAAACACATGAGAAGTAGTCACAGCACATGGCCGGTTCTTCTTTGCATATACAATCTTCCACCGTGGTTATGTATGAAACGGAAATACATCATGATGTCATTGCTAATTCAAGGTCCGAAACAACCCGGTAACGATATTGATGTGTTTTTGGCTCCATTAATTAACGACATGAAAGAATTATGGAACTCGGGAGTTGAAGTCTATGATGCATTCAAGAAAGAGTATTTCCAGCTACATGCAATGATTTATTGTACTATAAGTGATTTTCCAGCTTACGCAAATTTGTCCGGATATAGTACAAAAGGAAAGAAGGCGTGTCCAGTTTGTGAAAAGGACACACAGTCGATGTGGTTGAAAAactgtaaaaaaaatgtatacatgGGACATCGACGATCACTTCCAAAGAATCATTTGTATCGTACCCAGGGAAACTTGTTTGACGGTAAAACCGAGGATGAAGATATGAATCTCCCAATGGATGGAAAAATGACATTTTCCCAAGTTCAAAATTTAAAGATTGTTTTTGGAAAACGCAGTAAAAACAATCAGCCGACCAATTGGAAGAAAAGGTCTATTTTTTGGGAATTACCATACTGGAAAACGTTGGAAGTCCGACATTGTCTTGATCCCATGCATATTACGACAAATGTTTCTGAAAGCTTAACAAGCTTGTTGTTGAACATTCCAAAAAAATCAAAGGATGGGCTTAGTGTTCGAGATGACATGGTTGCAATGGGAATTCGTCCAGAGCTTGCTCCTATTAAGAAAGAAGGAAGACGTACATATCTACCACCAGCTTGCTATACATTGTCTAAAGATGAGAAAACAAAGTTTTGTAAATGCCTACATGGTATCAAG acttga
- the LOC128125919 gene encoding uncharacterized protein LOC128125919 isoform X1, producing the protein MEMLNKEQLDISCILWYQIMLHSLMLVSRMDNKCGFINPQCITSTRCEYDDRGETDHVINDLVDMMNFHEEKQFFLAPYWERRHWMLIVICPHQYKSYILDSARQTKTLKDYTIVEHVNKAVTRFKKTKTNKSRLCPMTWIFPKCNQQLSDWECGYYVMNWMHEFVLFRQHGFPKNIWKDKKPFSSEELEERVKTWMRTFGDKVKPFCKAYNESTTKGKERLEVTKGKERLEM; encoded by the exons ATGGAGATGTTGAACAAAGAACAACTTGATATTAGTTGTATTCTCTGGTATCAAAT AATGCTACATTCACTCATGCTTGTATCAAGAATGGATAACAAATGTGGTTTTATAAACCCACAATGTATCACGTCTACGAGATGTGAATACGATGATAGGGGTGAAACAGATCATGTCATCAATGATCTTGTTGATATGATGAATTTTCATGAGGAAAAACAATTTTTTCTTGCACCATATTGGGAAAG GAGACATTGGATGTTGATAGTGATTTGTCCTCATCAATATAAAAGCTACATTTTGGATTCTGCAAGACAGACAAAGACATTGAAAGACTACACAATAGTTGAACATGTGAATAA ggCTGTTACAaggtttaaaaaaacaaaaaccaacaaATCACGTTTGTGTCCAATGACTTGGATTTTCCCCAAG TGTAATCAACAATTGTCCGATTGGGAGTGTGGTTACTACGTTATGAACTGGATGCATGAGTTTGTACTTTTTCGACAACATGGATTTCCGAAA AACATTTGGAAGGACAAAAAACCATTTTCTAGTGAGGAATTGGAGGAACGTGTTAAAACATGGATGAGAACTTTTGGTGATAAAGTGAAGCCTTTTTGTAAG GCATACAATGAATCAACCACAAAGGGGAAAGAGAGGTTAGAGGTGACAAAGGGGAAAGAGAGGTTAGAGATGTGA
- the LOC122194581 gene encoding uncharacterized protein LOC122194581 — protein MAFSFSKSAQESVSNDYLHLIPKKMSIVEQEEPSKYIKNYKCIACRLNLSSDVEYGQRSFMADCGICKRVSELRGRMVNRETYKPPTGTLHQTPSVNLNLTLATTVDDEQPPSASSKPPPKFIDFLGVGSV, from the exons ATGGCATTCTCCTTTTCCAAAAG TGCTCAAGAAAGTGTTTCCAATGATTATCTTCATCTCATCCCAAAGAAGATGTCAATTGTGGAACAAGAAGAACCGAGCAAAtacataaaaaattataaatgtaTAGCCTGCAGATTGAACTTGTCTTCTGATG tGGAGTATGGACAGAGAAGCTTCATGGCAGATTGTGGTATATGTAAGAGGGTATCGGAATTACGTGGTCGCATGGTGAATAGAGAGACATACAAGCCGCCAACTGGAACGTTGCATCAAACTCCATCAGTGAATTTGAACCTTACCCTAGCAACCACTGTCGATGATGAACAACCTCCATCAGCTTCTTCAAAACCACCACCAAAATTTATTGATTTTCTTGGGGTCGGATCTGTGTGA
- the LOC128125873 gene encoding uncharacterized protein LOC128125873 gives MKSHDYHVLITHVIPIAIRGILPDHVRHTITKLCLFFNMIHSKVIDPEVLDSWQHDIILTLCELEMYFPPSFFDVMVHLVSHIVREIKACGPVFLRYMYPFERYMCVLKGYVRNRHRPEGSIVRGYAAEEVIEFCTNYLKGVNTIGIPQSHHEGRLQGVGIIGSKVVIPDRDEFHMAHFTVLQHMTSVAPYAKEHMEMLRSRNSRRTEKWLANEHIKKFPQWLKDKVKVSLRTKDVDRLVQVLGYGPQNAVSTYQSYDINGYTFYTQNQDRKSTLQNSGVTLIAMSTEYSSANHEGRSRIAKDSYYGVIQEIWELNYDSSVVVPVFKCKWVDNRRGVKVDEDGFTLVNLSTNGYVSEPFILAKQANQVFFVEDPMDTRWHIVLHGKRRILGVENVVDEEEYNQFDDLPPFSIGIPSMNVDINDAAYLRLDHNEGSYVEESNTDGHDTEGQ, from the exons ATGAAGTCACATGATTATCATGTTCTAATCACACATGTGATTCCTATTGCAATTCGTGGAATACTTCCGGACCATGTCCGACATAcaataacaaagctttgcttgtTCTTCAACATGATTCATTCGAAAGTGATTGATCCTGAAGTTTTGGACTCATGGCAACATGATATTATCCTCACTCTCTGTGAACTTGAAATGTACTTTCCACCTTCATTTTTTGATGTCATGGTTCACCTTGTATCCCATATTGTAAGAGAAATAAAGGCTTGTGGTCCGGTGTTTCTGCGATACATGTACCCTTTCGAGAgatatatgtgtgtcttaaaagGATATGTAAGGAACCGACATCGACCAGAAGGCAGTATTGTTAGAGGATATGCTGCAGAGGAAGTGATTGAGTTTTGTACAAACTATCTCAAAGGAGTCAACACTATTGGAATACCGCAATCACATCATGAAGGTAGACTTCAAGGAGTTGGTATAATTGGATCGAAAGTGGTAATTCCTGATCGAGACGAATTCCACATGGCACACTTTACAGTCCTGCAACACATGACATCTGTTGCTCCTTATGCAAAGGAACACATGGAAATGTTACGATCAAGAAATAGTAGGAGGACCGAAAAATGGTTAGCTAACGAGCATATTAAAAAATTTCCACAATGGTTGAAAGATAAGGTGAAAGTAAGCTTAAGGACAAAAGATGTTGATAGATTAGTGCAGGTGTTGGGGTATGGTCCGCAAAATGCTGTGTCAACATATCAAAGCTATGACATTAATGGGTATACATTTTATACCCAAAACCAGGATAGAAAGAGCACACTACAAAATAGTGGAGTGACGCTAATAGCCATGTCGACCGAATACTCTAGTGCAAATCATGAGGGAAGGTCACGTATAGCCAAAGACTCGTATTATGGTGTCATTCAAGAAATTTGGGAATTGAACTATGATTCCTCGGTTGTAGTACCCGTGTTCAAGTGTAAGTGGGTTGACAATAGAAGAGGTGTTAAAGTTGATGAAGACGGTTTCACACTTGTCAATCTTTCTACAAACGGTTATGTATCTGAACCATTTATTCTAGCTAAGCAAGCTAACCAAGTATTCTTTGTTGAGGACCCAATGGACACGAGATGGCACATTGTTCTTCATGGTAAACGACGTATACTCGGAGTTGAAAATGTCGTGGACGAGGAAGAATATAACCAGTTTGACGACCTACCTCCATTTTCTATTGGTATTCCATCTATGAATGTCGATATTAATGACGCTGCTTACTTAAGATTGGACCATAACGAAGGATCATATGTTGAAGAAAG CAACACAGACGGACACGACACTGAAGGACAATAA
- the LOC128125919 gene encoding uncharacterized protein LOC128125919 isoform X2 encodes MEMLNKEQLDISCILWYQIMLHSLMLVSRMDNKCGFINPQCITSTRCEYDDRGETDHVINDLVDMMNFHEEKQFFLAPYWERRHWMLIVICPHQYKSYILDSARQTKTLKDYTIVEHVNKAVTRFKKTKTNKSRLCPMTWIFPKCNQQLSDWECGYYVMNWMHEFVLFRQHGFPKNIWKDKKPFSSEELEERVKTWMRTFGDKVKPFCKAYNESTTKGKERLEVTKGKERD; translated from the exons ATGGAGATGTTGAACAAAGAACAACTTGATATTAGTTGTATTCTCTGGTATCAAAT AATGCTACATTCACTCATGCTTGTATCAAGAATGGATAACAAATGTGGTTTTATAAACCCACAATGTATCACGTCTACGAGATGTGAATACGATGATAGGGGTGAAACAGATCATGTCATCAATGATCTTGTTGATATGATGAATTTTCATGAGGAAAAACAATTTTTTCTTGCACCATATTGGGAAAG GAGACATTGGATGTTGATAGTGATTTGTCCTCATCAATATAAAAGCTACATTTTGGATTCTGCAAGACAGACAAAGACATTGAAAGACTACACAATAGTTGAACATGTGAATAA ggCTGTTACAaggtttaaaaaaacaaaaaccaacaaATCACGTTTGTGTCCAATGACTTGGATTTTCCCCAAG TGTAATCAACAATTGTCCGATTGGGAGTGTGGTTACTACGTTATGAACTGGATGCATGAGTTTGTACTTTTTCGACAACATGGATTTCCGAAA AACATTTGGAAGGACAAAAAACCATTTTCTAGTGAGGAATTGGAGGAACGTGTTAAAACATGGATGAGAACTTTTGGTGATAAAGTGAAGCCTTTTTGTAAG GCATACAATGAATCAACCACAAAGGGGAAAGAGAGGTTAGAGGTGACAAAGGGGAAAGAGAG AGATTGA